The window GAGAGAAAATATGGTATTTTCCCTCAGCAGCATATTTACAGAGATCACAAATCCCGCCAGATGTCCTGTAATCACAAATGTTAGATCTCAAATAGTGGGTGACACTCTACATCTGAGTGACATTGTGTTTTGACTGAGGTTGTCAGAGCTTACAGACCATTTCAGTGGCCGTAGGTGCTTCCAATTTTGTTTCGgcgttaaaataaaaatgtataaaGAAACCTTTGAAGATGTAGCGCTCTGTCACCCAAAGTGAATTAAACTATTGactgtccagcagagggcggtGTCTCTCCGATGGTAGCTTATTGAGCTGTTATTCACTTTGACACTGTGTTCGTGCATAAGGAGAAATAACTTCAGCACTGTGATAAGTAGGTGAGAAAGATAGTCTTTTGTCCTCTCTCTTGTCTATCTTAAAGTATGAACACTTCTATAATCTAAGCAGGATTTGGTGAAAATAATTCTGTATTAAATTGAAATTTTGGCATTGAAGCCGACCCACCTCAAATAGTGAATGCTGTTTAAATCACCTCACTATGTCAAGCCCATGAGTCCGTAGGGTGGCACATGCTGTAGATTAAGGAGGAAGGAAAGCGAGGAGATTGGGGTATGTATTATACTTCCCCTCCTGTCCCATGTGGGGAGAgcacaggaaaaagaagaagccaaatagaatgagagaaaagaagggAACACAGGAAAGAGAGACTGCCAAagccaggaaaagaaaagagggagaggaaagacaACCAAGTGAGCTGCAGCTCTAATTTCATCCCTCTAGCCGTTTACTTTATTTCCCTTTCTGCTCCCCTCCTGTAATTTCTATGCTTGTTTTACTGTTATTTTTGGTCCTTTCTGTTTCTTGTTGGCTCCATCATTTCTGTAGTTACTTCTCACAGTTGTTTAATTTTTCATGCACAGTTTAAATGACCAACATTGTTAAACGTCATCTGTCCtattaaatgtgtcttttttttccttccttcgtAGGTGCCCAGATCATTGAcctgatgatgttggtggtggaTGTTGTTAAAGGGGTCCAGACTCAGACTGCCGAGTGTCTGCTGATAGGAGAACTGACCTGCCCGTGCATGGTGGTGGTCCTGAACAAAACTGACTTACTGCCACCCAACAAGCGCcagagtgctattgagaaaatGACCAAGAGACTTCACAAAACACTGGAAAACACAAGGTGTGTAcgcacacttgtgtgtgtgtgtgtgtctgtgtgttactTCAGCCCTGTCGCTTTAACCACAGTCTCATCAATACAGCATTAAGTATTTTAAATATGACTTTTCTGTCGGTAAGATTTAAGGATTGTCCAGTCATCGCCGTGGCAGCAAAGCCCGGAGGCCCAGAGGCTCCTGACACGGAGGAGCCTCAAGGAGTCCCAGAGTTAATAGAGGTAAAGTTCACAACcgttctgttcttttttttgttctcaaACATCAGGCATTTAAAAGACAACATAAATTCTCAGTTTTGAGGTAGCAGTGGTGAACTCAAATCAGCCCTGTGGCTAATTACAGCTTGAGAGGCCACATAAAGCGAACAAAAGTGTTGTATTTTCTTGCAAATGCTGATTGAAGTCCTACTGGTGTTCATGGAAAATTTTTCAAACCGGCAGACAACATTTCTTGCAATTACTGCAATTTCTTTGGTATCACTCAATCTCCTGTAAACACTGTTAAGAAATTAGAGCCTGGCCAGCTGCCGCCGAGTAGAGCCAGACGACTGCGTGGATATGTGTGATATTCCATCTGAGTGTCAACGTTTCCAACTGAATTTTGCACTTCTGATTGTGCGTCTCAGCTTTTGAAGAAACAGACGTACCTCCCTAAAAGAGACCCCGGAGGTGACCTGCTGATTGCTGTGGACCACTGCTTCTCCATCCGTGGTCAGGGAACAGTCATGACTGGAACAGTCCTCCAGGGCTCCTTGGCCATCAATGACACAGTGGAAATCCCGGCCCTGAAGGTTGGCTGCGCAAACCTGCCAGCGTTCAGAATTAAGACCATATTTAAAAGCATGTAGCGCATCACAGTTATGGAAATTCGGAGGTATTTTTGGATGGAGGGTTCAGAGGATGTCAGTTTAATGTTAGGGGAGGATAAagggattgtgtgtgtgagggggtgggggtggggaggggggtttaCATCATTTGAGCTGGATAATTTAAACCATGTGTACATTAGCTCATTGGTTTCAATTGCAGTTTTTCTTGCCGCCTCGTGGTGGCAGCAGATCGTTAAATTAACAGTCAATCTGTGGCAccgacaataaataaataactgattATGAAGATTATACTATATATTACTGAGGCCATGCAATTATAACTttcctgcatttttaaaatgtttttctacTTAATTGATAAAAATCGTAATATTGAGTTTGatctttctcctctctgataCCAGGTGACCAAGAAGATAAAGTCTGTGCAGATGTTTCGGAAGCCCGTGTCCAGTGCGATGCAGGGGGAtcgcgtgggtgtgtgtgtgacacagttTGACCCTAAACTATTGGAGCGGGGCGTCGTGTGCACCCCTGGGTCCCTGCGCACCCTCTATGCAGCTGTGATCTCTGCAAGGAAGATAAGCTACTTCAAGGGTTCTCTGGCTACCCGGGCCAAGTTCCACATCACCATGGGCCACGAGACGGTCATGGCAAAGGTGACCTTCTTTGGCCTGCCACCCGCTGGTGCCTCAGAGAACATGTCGGACACAAGACCACCCCCTTGCTCACTTGAGACCCCCTTCAGCTTTGACAGGGAGTACTTCTACCAGGATGAATACTTAACCAGTTCAGGAAGCGACCCCGAGCAGTGGGCTTTGTTAGAGTTTGATCGCCCGGTCACATGTCCTTCGCTCTGCCTTGTAATTGGTTCCAAGTTGGACACTGACATCCACGCCAACGCGTGCCGGTTGGCCTTCCATGGCCACCTGCTGCATGGATTTGAAGATAAGGGGTATGCAGAGACCTC is drawn from Takifugu rubripes chromosome 19, fTakRub1.2, whole genome shotgun sequence and contains these coding sequences:
- the eefsec gene encoding selenocysteine-specific elongation factor isoform X1; the protein is MSDSADSHVKTLNFNVGVLGHVDSGKTSLARALSSTASTAAFDKNPQSRERGITLDLGFSSFTVDLPDHLRDSGGQKQYDSLQFTLVDCPGHASLIRTIIGGAQIIDLMMLVVDVVKGVQTQTAECLLIGELTCPCMVVVLNKTDLLPPNKRQSAIEKMTKRLHKTLENTRFKDCPVIAVAAKPGGPEAPDTEEPQGVPELIELLKKQTYLPKRDPGGDLLIAVDHCFSIRGQGTVMTGTVLQGSLAINDTVEIPALKVTKKIKSVQMFRKPVSSAMQGDRVGVCVTQFDPKLLERGVVCTPGSLRTLYAAVISARKISYFKGSLATRAKFHITMGHETVMAKVTFFGLPPAGASENMSDTRPPPCSLETPFSFDREYFYQDEYLTSSGSDPEQWALLEFDRPVTCPSLCLVIGSKLDTDIHANACRLAFHGHLLHGFEDKGYAETSLPRLHIYKLKHKEGQVERLTDDYSVIGRNLFKKETNLQLFVGLKVTLSTGESGVIEGGFGQSGKFKIRVPEGLCLETRNLLTSTSKKKGKGGSKGGPANEEEPKHDSQPVSIQLSFKRYIFDPHKKMIQH
- the eefsec gene encoding selenocysteine-specific elongation factor isoform X2 produces the protein MSDSADSHVKTLNFNVGVLGHVDSGKTSLARALSSTASTAAFDKNPQSRERGITLDLGFSSFTVDLPDHLRDSGGQKQYDSLQFTLVDCPGHASLIRTIIGGAQIIDLMMLVVDVVKGVQTQTAECLLIGELTCPCMVVVLNKTDLLPPNKRQSAIEKMTKRLHKTLENTRFKDCPVIAVAAKPGGPEAPDTEEPQGVPELIELLKKQTYLPKRDPGGDLLIAVDHCFSIRGQGTVMTGTVLQGSLAINDTVEIPALKVTKKIKSVQMFRKPVSSAMQGDRVGVCVTQFDPKLLERGVVCTPGSLRTLYAAVISARKISYFKGSLATRAKFHITMGHETVMAKVTFFGLPPAGASENMSDTRPPPCSLETPFSFDREYFYQDEYLTSSGSDPEQWALLEFDRPVTCPSLCLVIGSKLDTDIHANACRLAFHGHLLHGFEDKGYAETSLPRLHIYKLKHKEGQVERLTDDYSVIGRNLFKKETNLQLFVGLKVTLSTGESGVIEGGFGQSGKFKIRVPDRYFLPELLFPGSSNSQG